One genomic region from Metallosphaera tengchongensis encodes:
- a CDS encoding CoB--CoM heterodisulfide reductase iron-sulfur subunit B family protein produces MKVAYYPGCATHGLSKDVDIATKKVAEVLGLELVEVEDWNCCGGGFLDEYDEKSHVALNLRNLSKVEKMGLNKMATPCSVCLQSHRLATNNYKENKELKKEVDSRLKSASLEYKGSVDAEHIVWVLVRDVGVEKIKQHVTKPLKQLKVGTYYGCQMLRPEQIMGFEPAYNPHSLEDLVSATGATPVRFPMATACCGFPLMGSNPKGGLKLAYNVLSSARSVGADLVVHPCSLCHLQLDVTQFKVMEEFKTGWTMPTIYVTQLLAISFGVSPKELGLSKIAMRALEERGIT; encoded by the coding sequence ATGAAAGTAGCGTATTATCCAGGTTGTGCGACACACGGTCTCTCAAAAGACGTGGATATAGCTACAAAAAAGGTTGCTGAGGTTCTAGGTTTGGAATTGGTGGAGGTAGAGGATTGGAACTGTTGTGGTGGCGGATTTCTAGACGAGTATGATGAGAAGTCTCACGTCGCATTGAACTTGAGGAACTTATCCAAAGTGGAGAAGATGGGTCTAAACAAAATGGCAACTCCCTGCAGCGTGTGTCTACAAAGCCATAGGTTGGCTACAAACAACTACAAGGAAAACAAGGAGCTGAAGAAGGAAGTAGACTCGAGACTGAAGTCAGCCTCCCTTGAGTATAAGGGGTCAGTTGATGCAGAGCACATAGTGTGGGTTTTGGTAAGAGATGTCGGAGTGGAGAAGATAAAACAGCACGTGACTAAACCACTGAAACAACTCAAAGTAGGAACATATTATGGCTGTCAGATGCTTAGACCAGAGCAGATCATGGGATTCGAACCGGCTTACAACCCCCATAGCCTAGAGGATCTAGTTTCAGCCACAGGTGCAACACCTGTGAGATTCCCCATGGCAACTGCATGTTGCGGTTTCCCTCTAATGGGTAGCAACCCTAAGGGAGGGCTAAAGCTAGCTTACAACGTTCTATCTTCAGCTAGAAGCGTCGGTGCAGATCTCGTTGTTCACCCGTGCAGTCTCTGCCATCTTCAACTAGATGTGACCCAGTTTAAGGTTATGGAAGAGTTTAAGACTGGCTGGACAATGCCTACAATTTACGTGACTCAATTGTTGGCAATATCGTTCGGAGTAAGCCCTAAGGAGTTGGGACTAAGTAAGATAGCCATGCGAGCTTTAGAGGAGAGGGGGATAACTTGA
- a CDS encoding succinate dehydrogenase: MIQDLKSISGDLGPWRDVSERPGKEAFAKEAEYKVQDLFWGKLHLRNTGDLYVLVISKIPFNWKERVKDLKIKGEVVDAAGGIMWIKTDESNLLNDLKEVKDLLEKLKSEKK; the protein is encoded by the coding sequence TTGATCCAGGATCTAAAATCCATCAGTGGGGATCTCGGTCCTTGGAGAGATGTGTCCGAGAGACCGGGTAAGGAAGCGTTTGCGAAGGAGGCAGAATACAAAGTACAAGACCTATTTTGGGGTAAATTACATCTTAGAAACACAGGGGATCTTTACGTCCTTGTGATCTCAAAGATTCCCTTTAATTGGAAGGAAAGGGTAAAGGATTTAAAAATAAAGGGAGAAGTGGTGGACGCAGCAGGAGGGATAATGTGGATTAAGACGGACGAGAGCAACCTGCTCAACGATTTGAAAGAGGTAAAGGATTTACTAGAGAAGCTGAAAAGCGAAAAGAAATAA
- a CDS encoding aminotransferase class I/II-fold pyridoxal phosphate-dependent enzyme, translating into MKDSTKSVRETIDPTTGAIVTPIYQTSAFLYPEGERYRYSREVNPTVLELARKIAELEEAEAGLAFSSGMGAISTSLLTLLRPGSKLLIHVDMFGRSVRFARDYLTSWGIKVDVAPADNDVMLEMVKQKYDVVFVESITNPTLRVIDIESIGKVCRDLGSTLIVDSTFATPINQKPTMFGASLVVHSASKFIAGHNDVITGLIAGKEEIVRPIDQMRRTLGTSLDPHPAFLTIRGMKTLKIRMDVINSNAMKVAEFLENHKKVRKVYYPGLKSHETHNVAKRVLKGYGGVVSFEVKGNSESALKVMKSTKVITPAQSLGGVNSLISHPATMSHRTLSPEERKASGISDSLLRLSVGIEDVEDLIEDLDRALSSI; encoded by the coding sequence CTGAAAGATTCAACTAAATCGGTTAGAGAGACGATAGACCCAACTACAGGGGCGATAGTCACACCAATCTATCAGACATCAGCCTTCTTATACCCGGAAGGAGAGAGGTACCGTTACTCTAGGGAAGTCAACCCCACTGTCCTAGAGTTGGCTAGGAAAATAGCTGAACTTGAGGAAGCAGAGGCTGGTTTAGCCTTCTCCTCAGGTATGGGAGCAATTTCCACCAGCTTACTGACCCTCCTGAGACCTGGAAGTAAACTACTGATTCACGTTGATATGTTTGGGAGGAGCGTAAGGTTCGCTAGGGACTACCTAACTTCCTGGGGAATAAAAGTCGACGTAGCTCCTGCTGACAATGACGTTATGTTAGAGATGGTCAAGCAAAAATATGACGTCGTTTTTGTGGAGAGTATCACCAACCCAACCCTAAGGGTAATAGACATAGAAAGTATTGGAAAGGTATGCAGAGACCTGGGATCAACTTTAATTGTGGACTCAACTTTCGCTACACCAATAAACCAGAAACCTACTATGTTCGGCGCCTCTTTAGTGGTACATAGTGCCTCCAAGTTCATAGCTGGACATAACGACGTTATAACAGGGTTAATAGCTGGAAAGGAAGAAATAGTAAGACCCATTGACCAGATGAGGAGAACCTTGGGAACATCATTAGATCCACACCCTGCGTTCTTGACCATTAGGGGGATGAAAACGTTGAAAATTAGAATGGACGTTATAAACAGTAACGCCATGAAGGTCGCAGAGTTCCTAGAGAACCACAAGAAAGTAAGGAAAGTGTACTATCCAGGACTTAAATCCCATGAGACCCACAATGTAGCTAAAAGAGTTCTCAAAGGTTACGGTGGGGTAGTGAGCTTTGAGGTAAAGGGTAATTCTGAGTCAGCGTTAAAGGTCATGAAATCCACTAAGGTGATTACCCCTGCCCAAAGTCTAGGGGGGGTGAATTCACTTATTTCTCATCCGGCCACCATGAGCCATAGGACATTATCCCCGGAGGAGAGGAAGGCTTCAGGAATCTCAGATTCACTACTTAGACTATCAGTGGGAATCGAGGACGTTGAAGATTTAATAGAGGATCTTGATAGAGCTCTATCTAGTATTTAA
- a CDS encoding homoserine kinase: protein MPFVRATAYSSSANLGAGFDVLSLAHQAYKDVVEAEIVGEGKSEVVIQSNSDLPLDPLKNSAGAPVLNLLNEMGLKYRVKLRIHKGVPYGLGLGSSGASAVAAVAALNSLLNLKLSLEEVVRYATAGEKAVSGSPHPDNVAASAFGGVVAVVSTSPVRIVTIPVRLNFKITLIVPRIHTGEGKTKRARELVPKQVDIGKMVENMRYLSSFVLGITKGDRELTRMGLNDEIVEKSREPLFPYYPKIREIALRKDAVGVCVSGAGPTILVLSDEETDLEGIKREVSTVCNGFETVCDFVDTQLGGGVETERFN, encoded by the coding sequence ATGCCTTTTGTGAGAGCAACCGCATATTCATCTTCAGCAAATTTGGGTGCAGGATTTGACGTCCTTTCCTTAGCACATCAAGCCTACAAGGATGTGGTAGAGGCGGAGATAGTTGGAGAAGGGAAGAGCGAAGTTGTCATACAGTCCAACAGCGACTTGCCTCTAGATCCTCTTAAAAATTCGGCAGGTGCACCTGTTTTAAACTTACTTAATGAAATGGGACTCAAGTACAGGGTAAAATTGAGGATTCACAAAGGAGTGCCTTACGGGCTAGGCTTGGGAAGCAGCGGGGCTTCAGCGGTCGCAGCGGTAGCTGCTCTCAACAGCCTCCTTAATTTGAAGCTCTCCCTTGAGGAGGTTGTGAGATACGCCACCGCAGGTGAGAAGGCCGTTAGTGGCTCCCCCCATCCAGACAACGTAGCCGCTAGTGCGTTTGGTGGAGTGGTAGCTGTAGTATCCACAAGCCCTGTAAGGATAGTGACCATACCAGTTAGATTGAACTTTAAAATAACTCTGATAGTTCCCAGAATTCATACAGGAGAGGGAAAAACCAAGAGAGCTAGGGAACTTGTCCCAAAGCAAGTTGATATCGGAAAAATGGTTGAAAACATGAGATATTTGTCCTCTTTCGTCTTGGGTATTACCAAGGGAGATAGGGAGTTAACTAGGATGGGTCTTAACGACGAGATTGTGGAGAAGTCAAGGGAACCCCTGTTTCCGTACTACCCTAAGATCAGGGAGATAGCTCTCAGGAAAGATGCAGTGGGAGTATGCGTTAGCGGTGCGGGACCGACAATTTTAGTCTTAAGTGATGAAGAAACTGACCTCGAAGGCATAAAGAGGGAAGTCTCAACAGTTTGCAACGGGTTCGAGACCGTATGCGACTTCGTGGATACACAATTGGGTGGAGGTGTTGAAACTGAAAGATTCAACTAA
- a CDS encoding molybdopterin-binding protein, which yields MRAFVPEENLPDPEDALNLFLKEFPIKRRSIIVDLLQASGKVTSSPVIAEMDYPPFNRSTVDGFALRSTSTPGKLKIVGKISIGDWKDIKIGEGEAVEVDTGSPLPEGADAVVKVENTEVVDNLVTVKNKLRFGTNVAWAGSDIPRGTTILEKNQEVTPEDVGAMASLGVTSLEVYDMPSVYILATGDELVEPGKALGPGKIFESNVHYLSARLKQLGCRIVGGVVLPDEKEKIRQALKKAAQEADIIITTGGTSSGEKDYIHQIIREDGKIIIHGINFKPGKPTIMGALYGKPVFGLSGNIVATVMTFNQLVRKYIEHFSGISGATRRSVSSRVIATLIMPTRADPHRTTNTPVYVLEKGEKFFAIPLPFDSYMIGTFALADGYITLPPGSNLESGDQVEVNIKSVDTRPVLIGEEDESLKKFEGRKVLLGTVPACQALRYGLGDVLVLSEFLCKDVTNDDFVEIRKSRWILRNGEGDPVGYHEWVGMSKLVDNPSVKLKSPSTAKLFLGKAKVIAPSGYIHGERLAEEKLRILARKSYVEFLERIFSEH from the coding sequence ATGAGAGCTTTTGTCCCAGAGGAGAACTTACCAGATCCTGAGGATGCCCTAAACCTTTTCCTTAAGGAATTCCCTATAAAGAGAAGGTCAATCATAGTTGACCTTTTGCAGGCATCAGGTAAGGTCACTTCTTCTCCCGTGATAGCGGAAATGGACTATCCCCCATTTAATAGGTCCACAGTTGATGGATTTGCCCTGAGGTCAACCTCTACACCAGGAAAATTGAAGATCGTCGGAAAAATATCAATTGGGGATTGGAAGGATATCAAAATCGGGGAGGGAGAGGCTGTTGAAGTTGACACAGGTTCACCATTACCAGAAGGTGCTGATGCGGTAGTTAAGGTTGAGAACACTGAAGTAGTGGATAACCTCGTCACGGTAAAGAACAAGTTGAGGTTTGGAACTAACGTAGCCTGGGCTGGAAGCGATATACCGAGAGGCACCACGATCCTAGAAAAAAATCAGGAGGTAACCCCAGAGGACGTTGGGGCAATGGCATCACTAGGGGTCACCTCTCTTGAAGTTTACGACATGCCCTCAGTTTATATACTAGCCACAGGGGACGAACTAGTGGAGCCTGGGAAAGCCCTAGGGCCAGGAAAGATATTCGAAAGCAACGTCCACTATCTGTCTGCTAGGTTAAAGCAGTTGGGTTGCAGGATTGTAGGTGGAGTAGTACTACCCGATGAGAAGGAAAAAATTAGGCAAGCCCTGAAGAAGGCGGCTCAAGAGGCCGACATTATAATAACCACAGGGGGGACGAGCTCTGGAGAAAAAGACTACATCCATCAAATAATCAGGGAGGATGGTAAAATCATAATACATGGTATAAACTTTAAGCCTGGGAAGCCAACCATCATGGGAGCCCTCTACGGAAAGCCAGTGTTCGGTCTCTCTGGAAATATAGTGGCTACGGTGATGACTTTCAACCAATTGGTGAGGAAATACATTGAACATTTCTCTGGGATAAGTGGCGCGACTAGGCGTTCAGTCTCGTCGAGAGTAATTGCTACTTTAATAATGCCGACCAGGGCGGATCCCCACAGGACTACAAATACCCCTGTTTACGTCCTAGAAAAAGGGGAGAAATTCTTCGCTATTCCCCTACCCTTCGATAGTTACATGATTGGAACTTTTGCCTTAGCAGATGGGTACATAACTCTTCCCCCAGGGAGTAATCTTGAAAGCGGAGACCAGGTGGAGGTCAACATTAAGAGCGTCGATACGAGGCCGGTCTTAATAGGAGAAGAGGACGAGAGCCTAAAAAAGTTCGAGGGAAGAAAGGTACTACTGGGTACTGTCCCAGCCTGCCAAGCGTTGAGGTATGGTTTAGGGGATGTGCTAGTTCTAAGTGAGTTCCTATGTAAAGATGTGACCAACGACGATTTTGTCGAAATCAGGAAGAGCAGGTGGATACTCAGAAACGGTGAGGGTGATCCAGTGGGTTATCACGAGTGGGTTGGGATGAGCAAGTTGGTTGACAATCCCTCAGTAAAACTCAAGTCACCTTCCACTGCGAAGCTGTTCCTTGGCAAGGCAAAGGTAATAGCGCCCTCAGGTTACATACATGGCGAGAGATTGGCTGAGGAAAAGTTAAGGATTCTCGCTAGGAAGAGTTATGTAGAATTCTTAGAAAGAATATTTTCTGAACATTAG
- a CDS encoding PqqD family protein, with amino-acid sequence MNFEEDNTERRMSPEEDDSEGAHEHVHVSLNFDDIKDKKPRREGEYIEKSEDGEKFIIKLAEDRVYEVAAVAYYIWAMCDGDKTVNDIIQEISKEAQIEEDQIRAPIVAVLEQLQEAALISI; translated from the coding sequence ATGAACTTTGAGGAGGATAATACTGAAAGGAGGATGAGCCCTGAAGAGGATGACTCGGAAGGAGCCCACGAGCACGTGCATGTTTCCCTAAATTTCGATGATATTAAGGATAAGAAGCCCAGGAGAGAAGGTGAATATATAGAGAAGAGCGAGGACGGAGAGAAATTCATAATTAAGCTTGCTGAGGATAGGGTTTACGAAGTTGCAGCCGTAGCTTACTACATATGGGCCATGTGTGACGGTGATAAAACTGTTAATGATATCATACAGGAGATCAGCAAAGAAGCACAAATTGAGGAAGATCAGATCAGAGCCCCCATTGTTGCTGTGCTTGAGCAACTCCAAGAGGCGGCTCTAATATCTATTTAA
- a CDS encoding single-stranded DNA-binding protein (in Sulfolobus solfataricus this protein plays a role in promoter opening and RNA polymerase recruitment under specific conditions) has translation MSEKIGNLKGGMENINVTARVLEVGEQKVVQTKNGPRTIREVMVGDDTGRVKLTLWGNQGDEVKEGQIIKVENAWTTVFKGQVQLNAGSRSKISETAEESIPEADQIPESSPTDDSPPRRGGFRGRGRRNFGGGGYGNYGGYRRRPREDGEEEE, from the coding sequence ATGAGTGAAAAGATAGGTAACCTAAAAGGCGGGATGGAAAATATAAATGTGACCGCCCGTGTTTTAGAAGTAGGAGAGCAAAAAGTTGTTCAAACCAAGAATGGTCCAAGGACCATTCGCGAAGTGATGGTTGGAGACGACACAGGGAGAGTTAAGTTGACCCTGTGGGGAAATCAAGGAGACGAAGTAAAGGAGGGACAAATAATCAAGGTCGAAAACGCCTGGACCACTGTTTTTAAGGGTCAGGTCCAGCTGAACGCGGGCAGTAGGTCTAAAATCAGCGAAACAGCCGAAGAGTCTATACCTGAGGCTGATCAAATACCCGAGTCCTCACCAACTGATGACTCGCCACCTAGAAGAGGCGGTTTCAGGGGAAGAGGAAGAAGGAATTTCGGCGGAGGAGGCTACGGGAACTACGGTGGCTATAGGAGAAGGCCAAGGGAAGATGGAGAGGAAGAAGAATGA
- a CDS encoding AAA family ATPase, which produces MVSTTLLELPKKFLESLHSPFVGRDEEAKVLTLALLTKEHIVLIGEPGTAKSALARRAADLLNAKFFMYLLTKYTEPAELFGALDVNALKQGIYKRITKERLPESELAFLDEIFNANSAILNALLSLLNERVIYDGYNVIKVPLRTLISASNRVPDEPELEALYDRLLLRHYAKPVGEDMWKDLLDSSWELEFTEKWKVREPIMSVQDLDRLYNMLPEVDLSQIKSKLLKLYVMLEEKGVHLTDRRKGKVLKIVSAHALLNSRTKATEEDLIVLKYIAPREIDDFEKVSALLSEELKTPIKYMRELNEIFNNIKEAGKYVEAASESDPRLIDMIRSLRATKDRVISLGRESGDEKVEEFSREVASEIDKLVEKVGRKLGIYT; this is translated from the coding sequence ATAGTGAGTACTACGCTCCTTGAACTTCCCAAAAAATTCTTAGAGTCTCTTCATTCACCGTTTGTAGGAAGGGACGAAGAGGCTAAAGTTCTTACATTAGCTCTATTAACGAAGGAGCATATAGTTTTAATAGGAGAGCCGGGTACGGCTAAGTCAGCTCTTGCCAGAAGGGCAGCTGATCTCTTGAACGCAAAGTTTTTCATGTATTTGTTAACTAAATACACTGAGCCAGCTGAGCTTTTTGGAGCCCTGGACGTAAACGCCCTTAAACAGGGGATATATAAAAGGATAACTAAGGAAAGATTACCGGAGAGCGAGTTGGCGTTTCTAGATGAGATCTTCAACGCCAATTCAGCTATCCTGAATGCTTTACTGTCCCTACTCAACGAGAGGGTGATTTACGATGGCTATAACGTCATTAAAGTTCCTCTACGGACTCTAATTAGTGCAAGTAATAGGGTACCTGACGAGCCAGAACTGGAGGCGCTTTATGACAGGTTACTGCTAAGACACTACGCCAAGCCTGTAGGTGAGGACATGTGGAAGGACCTGTTGGATTCCTCTTGGGAGCTTGAATTCACGGAGAAGTGGAAAGTTAGGGAGCCCATAATGTCGGTGCAGGACCTTGACAGACTATATAACATGTTACCGGAAGTTGACTTAAGCCAAATCAAGTCAAAATTGTTGAAGCTTTACGTTATGCTAGAGGAGAAAGGGGTTCACTTAACAGATAGGAGAAAGGGAAAAGTCCTGAAGATAGTCTCCGCCCACGCCCTCTTGAACTCCAGGACCAAGGCTACTGAGGAAGATCTGATAGTGCTCAAGTACATAGCCCCCAGGGAAATTGACGATTTCGAGAAAGTGTCGGCCCTGCTTTCTGAAGAGTTGAAAACCCCCATAAAGTACATGAGAGAACTAAATGAGATATTTAACAACATCAAGGAGGCAGGCAAGTACGTCGAGGCCGCATCGGAGTCCGATCCAAGACTAATTGATATGATCAGAAGTCTGAGAGCTACCAAGGATAGGGTGATATCTCTAGGTAGAGAAAGCGGAGATGAGAAGGTGGAGGAGTTCTCTAGGGAAGTAGCCTCTGAGATCGATAAGTTAGTGGAAAAGGTGGGGAGAAAGCTGGGGATCTACACATGA
- a CDS encoding vWA domain-containing protein has translation MSGVLRGVDYESPVVKYRGERILHTIRRVSGKESNIDPTFLVDTYYVHYLPLPLLKTRNEMEQGESIKYSLIDLTISSEIVNRNRNYSIANSAVSMALSVSYVQNLIEELERIRRTSQSQEEREAAEQILNGLMRGSQGKESNKNQNQQQENQATDKLMKQVHEKAMAKASEDANSVRSMQRIMGGNGAGTGSMMTFEGDIHDVLRLARNTEIKKILEFLSGIPKLGSFTKKRTTRYARGELFGYEEGSDLERLVSSELALPEELFDVKLAEGQLLLYQKQIKETLGPIYLLLDKSGSMDGEKILWAKAVALALYSRARRENRDFYLRFFDNIPYPLIKVIKNAKSKDVIKMVEYIGKIRGGGGTDISRSVMSACDDIKDGHVKGVSEVIILTDGEDKIAETTVRRSLKEANATLISVMIRGDNADLKRVSDNYLVVYRLDQGDLLKVVES, from the coding sequence ATGAGTGGTGTACTAAGAGGGGTAGATTATGAGAGTCCAGTGGTGAAATATAGAGGAGAGAGGATACTCCATACCATAAGGAGAGTTTCGGGAAAAGAGTCCAACATAGATCCCACATTCTTGGTGGACACGTATTATGTTCACTATTTGCCATTACCCTTGCTCAAGACGAGAAATGAAATGGAACAAGGGGAATCAATTAAGTATTCATTAATTGATTTAACCATCTCATCTGAAATTGTAAACAGAAATAGAAATTACTCCATCGCCAATTCCGCTGTTAGCATGGCACTCTCCGTTAGCTACGTCCAGAATCTGATTGAGGAGCTGGAGAGAATTAGGAGAACCTCCCAATCTCAAGAAGAAAGGGAGGCTGCTGAACAAATACTTAACGGACTCATGAGGGGAAGCCAAGGAAAGGAGTCCAACAAGAATCAGAATCAGCAGCAGGAAAACCAAGCCACTGATAAATTAATGAAGCAGGTTCACGAGAAAGCCATGGCTAAAGCATCCGAAGACGCGAATTCGGTAAGGAGCATGCAAAGGATAATGGGTGGTAATGGAGCAGGTACCGGGTCTATGATGACCTTTGAGGGCGATATTCATGACGTCTTGAGGTTAGCGAGAAACACTGAAATAAAAAAGATCTTGGAATTCCTGAGCGGAATACCGAAGCTCGGTAGTTTCACCAAGAAGAGAACGACCAGGTATGCTAGAGGTGAACTTTTCGGATATGAGGAAGGGTCTGATTTGGAGAGATTGGTATCCTCAGAACTAGCTTTACCTGAGGAGCTATTTGATGTTAAGCTAGCAGAAGGACAGCTACTATTATACCAGAAGCAGATTAAGGAGACTTTAGGCCCCATATATCTACTCCTGGATAAGTCTGGGAGCATGGATGGCGAAAAGATTTTGTGGGCTAAGGCAGTAGCCCTAGCCCTTTACAGTAGGGCTAGGAGAGAAAACAGGGACTTCTACTTAAGGTTCTTCGATAACATTCCCTATCCCTTGATCAAGGTAATTAAGAACGCAAAGAGCAAGGACGTTATAAAGATGGTGGAGTACATAGGCAAAATTAGGGGAGGAGGCGGGACGGATATTTCAAGGTCGGTAATGTCAGCCTGCGATGATATAAAAGATGGACACGTTAAGGGTGTCAGTGAGGTCATCATTTTAACTGATGGCGAGGACAAAATTGCGGAAACTACGGTGAGGAGGTCGTTAAAGGAGGCCAACGCTACTCTCATTAGTGTAATGATAAGGGGAGACAACGCGGATCTCAAGAGAGTTTCCGATAACTACCTAGTGGTGTATAGATTGGATCAAGGGGATCTCCTCAAAGTCGTGGAGTCCTAG
- a CDS encoding TGS domain-containing protein produces MVTNLPAEAKTKWLRVMDAKTPEEKIKAIQDFLSSVPKHKGTENLVYWAKRRLSELREESEKQRKKSKGGGLSFFLEKEGAGQILLLGRQDLRNFVMKRLTNVKTEPRDYPVPGMMVYEDALIQLVNPPQIILDSRLIVSKLLGLARNADSLLFAVEDKEEFLKMKEFLENNNVILGKPKGKVVIERFRSSKEGLRIVLLGKFSGTSEEEVRKYLQDFGIKSAIVKVIGEVTLDDVEKSLFEAITFKPAVVASIKPFEAQDIRVVHIEDLDSLRRELFLSLDVIRVYTKEPMEEPTTDPMFMRRGSTVIDVAQKLHSALSENFKYARVWGKSARFPGQRVGEDHVLEDKDIVEIHVK; encoded by the coding sequence ATGGTCACTAACTTACCAGCTGAGGCTAAGACCAAATGGCTCAGGGTCATGGACGCCAAGACGCCTGAGGAGAAGATCAAGGCTATCCAAGATTTTCTGAGTAGCGTTCCGAAACATAAGGGTACCGAAAATTTAGTGTATTGGGCCAAGAGGAGGTTATCGGAGCTCAGGGAAGAGTCAGAGAAACAGAGAAAGAAATCCAAGGGAGGGGGTTTATCCTTTTTCCTGGAAAAGGAAGGTGCCGGGCAAATCCTGCTCCTAGGGAGACAAGACCTGAGGAATTTCGTAATGAAAAGGTTAACCAACGTGAAGACAGAGCCTAGGGATTACCCTGTCCCAGGGATGATGGTTTACGAAGATGCCCTAATACAACTAGTTAATCCACCACAGATAATTCTCGACTCCAGACTTATCGTTAGCAAGCTCCTTGGACTAGCGAGGAACGCTGATTCACTACTCTTTGCAGTAGAGGATAAAGAGGAATTTCTCAAAATGAAGGAATTCCTGGAGAACAACAACGTCATCCTTGGAAAGCCTAAGGGAAAGGTTGTAATTGAGAGATTCAGGAGTAGCAAGGAGGGGTTAAGAATAGTCCTCCTCGGTAAGTTTTCAGGGACGAGCGAAGAGGAAGTGAGAAAGTATTTACAAGATTTCGGAATAAAGTCAGCTATAGTTAAAGTTATAGGGGAAGTGACCTTAGATGACGTGGAGAAGTCCCTTTTCGAAGCCATAACCTTTAAGCCAGCCGTAGTGGCTTCGATAAAACCCTTCGAAGCCCAGGACATAAGGGTAGTCCACATTGAGGATCTTGATTCCCTTAGGCGAGAGCTTTTCTTAAGCCTTGACGTGATAAGAGTTTACACCAAGGAACCTATGGAGGAACCTACAACCGACCCTATGTTCATGAGAAGAGGTTCAACTGTTATAGACGTCGCGCAGAAACTTCACAGTGCCCTATCTGAAAATTTCAAGTACGCAAGGGTTTGGGGAAAGTCAGCTAGATTTCCAGGTCAGAGGGTTGGGGAGGATCACGTGCTAGAGGATAAGGATATTGTGGAGATCCACGTGAAGTGA
- the rnhB gene encoding ribonuclease HII: MRVGIDEAGRGCLIGPMVVAGVALSDYSIKTLKDAGVKDSKKLTRKRREELFDKILESSEAIIVSKATPEEIDSNNLNKITYQKVIEVIDGMAWLSPNVITVDKVGPEEEVVKRIREMGFEPNVVHRADEMFTEASSASIIAKVIRDRIVDSLKREFGDFGSGYPSDRRTVQWINQVISEGRDPPNIIRRSWKFLLKHAPSFYIEKVS; encoded by the coding sequence ATGAGAGTAGGTATAGACGAAGCAGGTAGGGGTTGTCTCATAGGACCTATGGTTGTAGCCGGAGTAGCTCTCAGTGATTATTCAATTAAGACATTGAAGGATGCTGGAGTTAAGGATAGTAAGAAATTGACGAGAAAGCGTAGGGAGGAACTTTTCGATAAGATCTTAGAGTCGAGTGAAGCTATCATTGTGAGTAAGGCGACACCAGAGGAAATAGATTCTAATAACTTAAATAAAATTACATACCAGAAAGTGATAGAAGTAATAGATGGAATGGCTTGGCTCTCGCCAAACGTGATCACTGTGGATAAGGTTGGACCTGAAGAGGAGGTCGTCAAGAGAATAAGAGAGATGGGTTTCGAGCCGAATGTTGTACATAGGGCTGATGAAATGTTCACTGAAGCTAGCTCAGCAAGTATCATTGCGAAGGTTATAAGGGACAGGATAGTGGACTCCTTGAAAAGAGAGTTTGGAGATTTCGGGAGCGGGTACCCCTCTGACAGGAGGACGGTACAGTGGATTAACCAGGTTATCTCGGAGGGAAGAGATCCACCAAATATTATAAGGAGAAGTTGGAAATTTTTACTAAAACATGCCCCCTCGTTTTACATCGAGAAGGTGAGCTGA